AAATGGAGATGGAGTACTTTTTTGCATCTGACGCAAGGTATATAATGGGGGGCTTGGCTAATTTCTATGTGGCTGCACGTGTCTCGCTTGAAAGTGCCGTCATTGAGCACACGAATCGTGTGCTCTActtggaagacgacgacgtggctGCTGTTCGCAAAGGCCGTGAGTTGCTCTGCAAGTTTTCGCTTTTGGAgacctctctctctttctcgtctaaAGATTTGTCCGTGCATCGTGTGAATCGCATCAGCGAAGACAAGGATGCGCCGGAGAACACGCGACGGGCAATTGAAACGCTGAAGCTCGAGCTGCAACAGATTATGAAAGGCAGCTACAGCACGTTCATGCAAAAGGAGATATTTGAACAACCCGAAAGCATCTTCAATACAATGAGAGGCCGGGTTAAATGGGACACTCATGCAGGTATTGTAGTGGGGATGCTATAGAGGTATTTCGTTTGCACGTCATCGCGTAGTCTCACTGGGTGGTCTCACTAAACATTTGCCCTTGATACGGCGTTCCAGACGTCTCCTTTTCATTGCCTGTGGAACTAGCTATCATAGTGCCATAGCTGTAAGCTGatagaagaaacgaggcCACGCGTGCGACAGTCTTTCCCTGTAGACGCGTCAGATTCTTGAAGAGACCACTGAAATGCCAGTCATGGTTGAATTGGCAAGCGATTTTCTGGACAGAAAGACTCCGAtatttcgcgacgacgtctgctTCTTCATTAGCCAGTCAGGTCAGCAGACACAGACTATTGAGAAGGAGTGTCCTTCCAACGTCATTGACTCTGATTAGGCGAAACGGCCGACACGTTGAACGCACTTCGCTATTGCAGACAGCGAGGAGCTTTACTCGTCGGCATCACCAATACAGGTTAAGAAGACAGTATCTTTAACCTGCAGTGTAACGGGAGGGTTGTTGCTTTGTAGTTGGTAGTAGTATCTCGAGAGAGACGCACTGCGGTGTTCACATAAATGCAGGACCCGAAATTGGAGTGGCTAGCACAAAGGTACTCTACTTTAGCTAATATTTTGATCAAGAGGGTATACTGGACGCCGTTTGCACAGGCTTACACCAGTCAAATATTGTCTCTCGTCATGTTTGGACTGATGATGTGTGAAGACCGGATATCGATGCAGGAGAGACGACGCGAAATCATACAAGGGCTAAAGCAGTTGCCAggttctcttcgtcgatcaATTTAGATTATCTCGATTCTGTCTTGTTTAGACTTGGTCAGACAAGTGCTGGATTTGGATGAGGAGATACAGAAAATGGCGCGCGAGATTTACGAGCAGAAGAGTCTGCTTGTCATGGGTAGAGGATATCAGTATGCAACTTGCTTGGAAGGTGCACTGGTACGAAGCACGATGATAGCCtatttttattgtttattATAATTCTTACTGTCCttagaaaatcaaagagtTGACTTACATGCACTCTGAAGGAATTCTCTCGGGAGAACTGAAACACGGTCCCTTGGCTCTCGTTGACAAGGACATGCCCGTGATCATGATTATTATGAAGGATCGTGTGTATGAGGTAAGCGTTGGTTGTTGACCGGCGAGAATGTGCAGGTAGCCACGCATGCATGTTTCTCATTTAGAAATGCCAAAATGCCTTGCAACAAGTCTCTGCGCGACATGTGATTGAACGCCAATGCGTAATTTTCCTCCGAAATAAAACGCGTTTGATTTCTTAGGGAAGGCCCATTCTTATTTGCAGTCAGGACGATGAAATGGTTGCAAAGCACGCGTTCAAGATGCTTGAAATACCACACGTGGTCGATTGTCTTCAGTCCGTCCTGACAGTGATTCCACTCCAGCTGCTCTCGTTTCACGTGGCTGTTCTGAGAGGCCTGGACGTAAGGGAATTGCAGGCATGGGCTTCTGCCTATTTTTTGAGAAACGCTTTTAGGTTGATCGTCCAAGAAACCTGGCCAAGTCAGTCACAGTCGAGTGACCTTATCTTTGATCTAATTCAAACTCGGACCTCACACAAGTATTTTTACATTGCATTCACGTATCGCAAGCTAAGCgaatgtttctttttcttttttttttcattctaCACGAAGTCCTGTGAGTCCTGAGCATTTGCACGCGCGCTACAGGTAAACATGAACATTGGGAGACATTCTTTATTTCGCGTTGCGGCTCCATTTCTGCA
The Oscarella lobularis chromosome 3, ooOscLobu1.1, whole genome shotgun sequence DNA segment above includes these coding regions:
- the LOC136184684 gene encoding glutamine--fructose-6-phosphate aminotransferase [isomerizing] 2-like; translated protein: MLAFLARFCTGVMSAVPEQKVTRYFCSSVLDLSTRVVFFFPVQESRACAMCGIFAYLNYLVPKTRKHILQTLIDGLKRLEYRGYDSAGVAMESTVSKETKGIKMVKKSGRVEAVSNEIFAQKDIDFGEEISIHTGIAHTRWATHGVPNEVNSHPQRSDLENEFVTIHNGIITNYKDIKKLLEGKGYTFESETDTEVIPKLTKYIYETQQGERKLSFRELIERVIHQLEGAFALVFMSTHFPGEAVATRRGSPLLVGVKSKHVVTDHIPVLYGDDPVLDGSHSPYRVKRMNSVINLSAGDDSQMEMEYFFASDASAVIEHTNRVLYLEDDDVAAVRKGHLSVHRVNRISEDKDAPENTRRAIETLKLELQQIMKGSYSTFMQKEIFEQPESIFNTMRGRVKWDTHAVSLGGLTKHLPLIRRSRRLLFIACGTSYHSAIATRQILEETTEMPVMVELASDFLDRKTPIFRDDVCFFISQSGETADTLNALRYCRQRGALLVGITNTVGSSISRETHCGVHINAGPEIGVASTKAYTSQILSLVMFGLMMCEDRISMQERRREIIQGLKQLPDLVRQVLDLDEEIQKMAREIYEQKSLLVMGRGYQYATCLEGALKIKELTYMHSEGILSGELKHGPLALVDKDMPVIMIIMKDRVYEKCQNALQQVSARHGRPILICSQDDEMVAKHAFKMLEIPHVVDCLQSVLTVIPLQLLSFHVAVLRGLDVDRPRNLAKSVTVE